In Nostoc sp. GT001, a genomic segment contains:
- a CDS encoding adenylate kinase, with protein MMKKVAVFGNAGGGKSTLSKRLSQITGLPLHVLDKIKYQSGGVEVPQEDYKRTHQQILSTDRWIIDGFGCMETLWLRLNEADTLVYVDLPLYLHGWWVTKRFITGYLKPPDGWPQDSPILKSSLNSYRVLWLCHKYLTPRYREYVAQAQSTKNVYHLRSPQEISEFFELVKNETNFKDGLSV; from the coding sequence ATGATGAAAAAAGTAGCGGTGTTTGGCAATGCTGGAGGCGGTAAATCAACTTTGAGCAAAAGATTATCCCAAATCACTGGTTTACCACTTCACGTCCTGGATAAAATTAAATATCAATCAGGAGGTGTAGAGGTTCCCCAGGAAGACTATAAGCGCACTCATCAGCAAATCTTATCAACTGACCGATGGATTATTGACGGGTTTGGTTGCATGGAAACTCTTTGGCTACGACTGAACGAGGCAGATACTCTAGTTTATGTGGATCTACCACTATATCTGCATGGATGGTGGGTAACTAAACGATTCATCACAGGTTACTTAAAACCGCCAGACGGCTGGCCTCAAGACAGCCCAATATTGAAGAGTTCCCTCAATAGTTACCGCGTGCTTTGGTTATGCCACAAATATTTGACTCCAAGATATCGTGAATATGTCGCGCAAGCTCAAAGCACTAAAAATGTCTACCACCTACGCTCGCCTCAAGAAATCTCAGAATTTTTTGAATTAGTAAAAAACGAGACTAACTTTAAAGATGGTCTATCAGTCTAA
- a CDS encoding gas vesicle protein GvpG: MVLRFLLLPITGPLMGVTWLGEKILEQANTEIDDKENLSKQLLTLQLAFDMGELSEEEFEIQEEALLLAILEAEKQETEDRE, encoded by the coding sequence ATGGTTCTGCGCTTCTTACTACTACCGATTACTGGCCCATTAATGGGGGTAACGTGGCTTGGGGAAAAAATTTTAGAACAAGCCAATACTGAAATTGATGATAAAGAAAATCTCAGCAAGCAGCTTCTTACACTCCAACTTGCTTTTGATATGGGAGAACTTTCTGAAGAAGAGTTTGAAATTCAGGAAGAAGCTCTTTTATTAGCAATTCTGGAAGCAGAAAAGCAGGAAACAGAGGATAGGGAATAA
- a CDS encoding DUF1778 domain-containing protein: MVARSKMDNLGRNQVINIRVQEQQRDLIDNAASILGKSRSDFMLEVACREAEKVICDKTFFALDEEKYQEFLAILESPPKANEEIRKLLTTKSPWD; encoded by the coding sequence ATGGTTGCCCGTTCTAAAATGGATAATCTTGGTCGTAACCAAGTAATTAATATTAGAGTTCAAGAACAACAACGGGATTTAATTGACAATGCGGCTTCGATTCTTGGTAAAAGCCGTTCTGACTTTATGTTAGAGGTAGCCTGTAGAGAAGCTGAAAAAGTCATCTGTGACAAAACCTTCTTTGCATTAGATGAGGAAAAATATCAAGAATTCCTTGCTATTTTGGAGTCACCACCTAAAGCGAATGAAGAAATTCGTAAACTCTTAACTACTAAATCGCCTTGGGATTGA
- a CDS encoding GNAT family N-acetyltransferase, giving the protein MTNQTKMINAPQPVTKDHDVSEFESKSEALNSWLKERALKSEGDAARTFVVTVENKVIGYYCLATASVTHLAAVSKAKRNAPDSIPCMLIGRLAVDTKWEGQGIGSGLLKDAIKRILSVSQIAGVRCILVHAKDEEAQKFYLKRGFQASPIEPLTLMMTLKDIRASIVD; this is encoded by the coding sequence ATGACAAACCAAACGAAAATGATTAATGCTCCTCAGCCTGTTACTAAAGACCATGATGTATCAGAGTTTGAATCTAAATCAGAAGCCTTGAATAGCTGGCTGAAGGAGAGAGCTTTGAAAAGTGAGGGAGATGCAGCCAGAACATTTGTAGTAACAGTTGAAAATAAAGTAATAGGCTATTACTGTTTAGCAACGGCTTCTGTAACTCATTTAGCAGCTGTTAGCAAAGCTAAACGGAATGCACCAGACTCTATACCGTGTATGCTTATTGGTAGGCTAGCTGTAGATACCAAATGGGAAGGACAAGGTATAGGGTCTGGTTTATTAAAAGATGCTATTAAACGCATTTTATCAGTATCTCAAATAGCTGGTGTTAGATGTATTTTGGTTCACGCTAAAGATGAAGAAGCCCAAAAATTTTATTTAAAACGTGGTTTTCAAGCATCACCAATAGAACCATTAACACTAATGATGACTTTAAAAGATATTCGAGCAAGCATTGTAGATTAA